The following are encoded in a window of Haliotis asinina isolate JCU_RB_2024 chromosome 14, JCU_Hal_asi_v2, whole genome shotgun sequence genomic DNA:
- the LOC137260964 gene encoding uncharacterized protein gives NSSSSSSSSSSSSSSCGSSSSNSSSSSSSSSSSSSSSSSSSSSSSSSSSSSSSSGSSSSSSSSSSSSSSSSSSSSSSSSSSSSSSSSSSSSSSSSSSSSSSSSSSSSSSSGSSSSSSSSSSSSSGSSSSSSSSSGSSSSSNSSSGSSSSSSSSSSGSSSSSSSSSSSSSSSSSNSSSSSSSSSSSSSSSSSSSSSSSSSSSSSSSSSSSSSSSSSSSSSSSSSSSSSSSGSSSSSSSSCGSSSSNSSSSSSSSSSSSSSSSSSSSSSSSSSSSCGSSSSSSSSSSGSSSSSNSSSGSSSNS, from the coding sequence aacagtagtagtagtagtagcagcagcagcagtagtagtagtagttgtggtagtagcagcagcaacagcagtagtagtagtagtagcagcagcagcagtagtagtagtagtagcagcagcagcagtagtagtagtagtagcagcagcagtagtagtagtagtggtagtagcagcagcagtagtagtagtagtagtagtagcagcagcagcagtagtagtagtagtagcagcagcagcagtagtagtagtagtagcagcagcagtagtagtagtagtagtagcagcagcagcagtagtagtagtagtagcagcagcagtagtagtagtagtggtagtagcagcagcagcagcagcagcagtagtagtagtagtggtagtagcagcagcagtagtagtagtagtggcagtagcagcagcagtaatagtagtagtggtagtagcagcagcagtagtagtagtagtagtggtagcagcagcagtagtagtagtagtagtagcagcagcagcagcagtagcagcaacagcagtagtagtagtagtagtagcagcagcagtagtagtagtagtagcagcagcagtagtagtagtagtagtagtagcagcagcagtagtagtagtagtagtagtagcagcagcagcagcagtagtagtagtagtagtagtagcagcagcagcagtagtagtagtggtagtagcagcagtagtagtagtagttgtggtagtagcagcagcaacagcagcagtagtagtagtagtagcagcagcagcagcagtagtagtagtagtagtagtagtagcagcagcagcagtagtagtagttgtggtagtagcagcagcagtagtagtagtagtagtggtagtagcagcagcagtaatagtagtagtggtagtagcagcaacagt